From Thermodesulfobacteriota bacterium:
CTGATCCGGCCGCTGCGCACCGCATCGATGGCGGTCTCCACCTTGTGGGCGAAGGCCGCGATGGCATCAAAGCCGAACATCGCCCCCGAGCCCTTGATGGTGTGCATGGCCCGGAAGAGCCGATCCACCAGCGGCCGGGAGTCCGGATTCTCTTCCAGCTCAAGCAGGGTCGCCTCGATGTCGGCCAGAAGCTCGAGGGATTCCTCCCGGAAGATGCTGACCTCGGAGATGGCGTCGGCCATGGCTGGCTCCTTGTTGCCCGGGACAGCGAGGCGCCCCGCGCCCTCAGCAGGCGAGATCGAAACCGGACAGCCGCACAAGCTGGGCCAGCTCCGGGGACAGTCCGGACAGCTGGAAGGCACAGCCGTCCTGGGTCCAAGTCTGGCCAGCGGCGCAGACCAGCTGCAAGAAAGCGGTGTCGAGGCTGGTCACCCCGGCAAGATCCAGCACCAGTCCCTGATGCCGCAGCCGCAAGAGCTCGTCCCGCAAGGCCGGCATCTCCCCCCGGGTGCAGGTGCCGGTCAGAACGAGCACGGCCTCGTCACCGGTCACTCTGGTGGCAAATGGCATGA
This genomic window contains:
- a CDS encoding STAS domain-containing protein — its product is MPFATRVTGDEAVLVLTGTCTRGEMPALRDELLRLRHQGLVLDLAGVTSLDTAFLQLVCAAGQTWTQDGCAFQLSGLSPELAQLVRLSGFDLAC